One segment of Gammaproteobacteria bacterium DNA contains the following:
- a CDS encoding methyltransferase domain-containing protein encodes MNDTASRNKWNNIYLQAQTGVVDAVWVITEYAHLLPHDGKALDLACGLAANGIFLAKRGLQVDAWDISDVVVDKLNAYAKENNLPLNASVHDFTSPELGENQYDVIVVAHYLERALASKICEALKPGGLLCYQTFVRDVTPDYSGPGNPDFRLAPNEMLQLFSGLRVLAYREEGTVGEITLGLRNVAAFIGQKPQR; translated from the coding sequence ATGAATGACACAGCATCGCGAAACAAGTGGAACAATATTTATCTGCAGGCACAAACGGGTGTCGTAGATGCGGTTTGGGTGATAACTGAATATGCTCATTTGTTGCCGCATGATGGCAAAGCACTGGATCTGGCGTGTGGTTTGGCGGCAAATGGGATTTTTCTGGCGAAGCGTGGTCTACAGGTCGATGCCTGGGATATCTCAGACGTGGTTGTAGATAAGCTAAATGCCTATGCCAAAGAAAATAATCTACCACTCAATGCCAGTGTTCACGATTTTACATCTCCCGAGTTGGGTGAAAATCAATACGATGTCATTGTTGTGGCGCACTATCTGGAACGGGCCTTGGCGTCGAAAATTTGCGAGGCGCTTAAGCCCGGCGGCTTGCTTTGTTATCAAACCTTTGTGCGCGACGTAACGCCTGACTATAGCGGTCCAGGTAATCCTGATTTTCGATTGGCACCAAACGAAATGCTACAACTGTTTTCCGGGTTGAGAGTGCTGGCTTATCGTGAGGAAGGTACAGTAGGCGAAATTACACTAGGCTTGCGTAATGTAGCCGCCTTTATAGGGCAGAAACCTCAACGCTAA
- a CDS encoding TrkH family potassium uptake protein yields MQLAAIQKILGMLLMIFSLSMFPPALVSLIYDDGVIFSFIDAFMMIMGFGLVMWLPVRNYHRELRLRDGFIVVAMFWLVLGTSGSVPLIIADEPVLSFTDAVFESISGLTTTGATVITGLDDLPKSILFYRQQLQWLGGMGIIVLAVAVLPMLGIGGMQLYRAETPGPMKDNKLTPRITETAKALWYIYLGMTVACTLAYWVAGMTFFDALTHSFATVAIGGFSTHDASIGFFESQIIESVAILFMILAGVNFSLHFLAWRNMTVRPYLLDEEFRTYAKGIFAVAGITIAYLYFTHQFEDSQSAIRYGLFQVVSAATTTGFTTTNFSLWPGLLPALLIAISFIGGCAGSTGGGMKVMRVLLLMKQGTREVVRLIHPSAQVTVKIGGNPLDERVIDSVWGFFSLYVLSFIVMSMILSGTGIDLVTAFSAVAACMNNLGPGLGEVAAHYGEINDLAKWVLCFAMLLGRLEIFTLLVLLSPAFWRR; encoded by the coding sequence ATGCAACTCGCAGCCATTCAAAAAATATTGGGCATGCTGTTGATGATATTCAGCCTGTCCATGTTTCCTCCGGCGCTGGTTTCGCTAATCTATGACGATGGCGTGATTTTTTCCTTTATTGACGCGTTTATGATGATTATGGGTTTCGGCCTGGTGATGTGGTTACCAGTACGAAACTATCATCGTGAGCTCCGTTTACGTGATGGATTTATCGTCGTCGCCATGTTTTGGCTGGTACTTGGTACGTCTGGTTCTGTTCCGCTAATCATTGCTGACGAGCCAGTGCTGTCGTTTACCGACGCAGTGTTCGAATCCATATCGGGTTTAACCACGACGGGCGCGACGGTGATTACCGGTCTTGATGATTTACCCAAGTCTATTCTGTTTTATCGTCAGCAACTTCAATGGTTGGGCGGCATGGGTATTATCGTACTTGCTGTCGCCGTGTTGCCGATGCTAGGTATCGGGGGCATGCAGCTTTATCGCGCGGAAACACCTGGGCCGATGAAGGATAACAAGTTAACGCCGAGAATCACCGAAACCGCAAAGGCGCTTTGGTATATCTATCTGGGCATGACGGTGGCCTGTACGCTTGCATATTGGGTCGCAGGTATGACGTTTTTTGATGCCTTAACCCACAGTTTTGCCACTGTCGCCATTGGTGGTTTTTCTACTCATGATGCGAGTATCGGCTTTTTCGAAAGTCAGATTATCGAAAGCGTCGCCATTCTGTTTATGATACTGGCGGGTGTGAATTTTTCGCTACACTTTCTGGCGTGGCGTAATATGACGGTGCGCCCCTATCTCCTCGATGAAGAATTTCGAACCTATGCGAAGGGTATCTTTGCAGTCGCGGGTATCACCATAGCCTATCTCTATTTCACGCATCAGTTTGAAGATTCCCAGTCGGCGATACGCTACGGACTATTTCAAGTCGTGTCTGCCGCAACAACCACAGGATTTACGACCACGAATTTCTCGCTGTGGCCTGGTTTGCTGCCAGCGTTGCTCATCGCAATTAGCTTTATAGGCGGGTGCGCAGGCTCTACTGGCGGTGGTATGAAGGTAATGCGTGTTTTGTTGCTGATGAAGCAGGGGACGCGCGAAGTTGTTCGTCTGATACACCCTTCCGCGCAGGTAACAGTAAAGATTGGTGGCAACCCACTAGATGAAAGAGTTATTGACTCGGTGTGGGGTTTCTTCTCTTTATACGTACTTAGTTTCATTGTGATGTCGATGATACTTTCCGGTACTGGTATTGATTTGGTTACAGCATTCTCGGCAGTTGCAGCGTGCATGAATAATCTGGGTCCGGGCTTGGGTGAGGTTGCGGCACACTATGGCGAGATTAACGACCTGGCTAAGTGGGTGCTTTGTTTTGCCATGTTACTCGGGCGACTTGAGATTTTTACGTTACTTGTTTTATTGTCACCAGCTTTTTGGCGACGTTAG
- the trkA gene encoding Trk system potassium transporter TrkA, with translation MKIIILGAGQVGSSVAATLASEANDITIVDTNVDRIRSLQDRLDVRVVQGMGSHPDVLVQAGAEDADMILAVTNSDETNMIACQIAYTLFHTPTKIARVRAKEYLNHPQLFAQEALPIDVLISPEQVVTEYIQRLIEFPGALQVLDFANGKVRLVAVKAIHGGPLVGHELKDLKDHMPGIQARVAAIFRKGKAIMPQGDTIVEENDEVFFVAARKNIRAVMAELRRLEKPVKRIIIAGGGNIGRRLAKALEHQYQVKIIDHNLAHSREISAMLEKTIVLHGDAADSGLLLEENIENTDVFCAATNDDEANILSSMLAKRLGARKVMAVINRAEYVDLVQSDIIDIAISPQQVTIGSLLAHVRRGDVAVVHSLRRGAAEAIEAIAHGDQRSSKVVGRGIDEIKLPPGTTIGAVVRNDEVLVAHSKLVIEAEDHVILFVVDKRRIVEVERLFQVGVTFL, from the coding sequence ATGAAGATAATAATTCTCGGCGCTGGTCAGGTAGGTTCCAGTGTCGCAGCAACGCTGGCAAGCGAAGCCAACGATATTACTATAGTAGACACTAACGTAGATCGAATTCGCTCACTTCAGGATCGTCTCGACGTGCGCGTCGTCCAGGGCATGGGTTCTCATCCTGATGTGCTGGTTCAGGCCGGTGCTGAAGATGCTGACATGATATTGGCTGTTACCAATAGTGACGAAACCAATATGATTGCCTGCCAGATCGCCTATACCCTTTTCCACACACCGACCAAGATTGCACGAGTCCGCGCCAAAGAATATCTCAACCATCCCCAGCTCTTTGCTCAGGAAGCCTTGCCGATCGACGTACTAATTAGTCCGGAACAGGTTGTTACTGAGTATATTCAACGATTGATCGAATTCCCTGGCGCTTTACAAGTCCTGGATTTCGCCAATGGAAAAGTGCGTCTGGTCGCCGTCAAGGCCATACATGGTGGTCCTCTTGTGGGCCATGAGCTGAAAGATCTGAAGGATCATATGCCAGGAATTCAGGCACGTGTTGCGGCAATCTTTCGTAAGGGCAAAGCAATAATGCCTCAGGGCGACACCATCGTTGAAGAAAACGACGAAGTGTTCTTTGTCGCGGCACGGAAAAATATTCGCGCCGTAATGGCAGAACTGCGACGACTGGAAAAGCCGGTAAAGCGTATCATCATCGCCGGTGGTGGCAATATTGGCCGGCGTTTGGCTAAGGCTCTGGAGCATCAGTACCAGGTGAAGATAATTGATCACAATTTGGCGCACTCGAGAGAAATCTCGGCCATGCTGGAAAAGACTATCGTTCTGCATGGAGATGCCGCTGATTCGGGGCTGTTACTTGAGGAAAACATCGAAAATACCGATGTTTTTTGCGCGGCGACGAATGACGATGAAGCGAACATTTTGTCGTCCATGCTAGCTAAGCGATTGGGCGCGCGTAAAGTTATGGCAGTTATCAACCGTGCTGAGTATGTCGATCTGGTTCAGAGCGATATCATTGATATCGCCATCTCACCACAGCAGGTTACGATAGGCAGCTTGCTTGCCCATGTACGTCGTGGAGATGTTGCCGTTGTGCATTCATTGCGTCGCGGCGCTGCCGAAGCGATTGAGGCCATTGCTCATGGCGATCAGCGTTCATCTAAAGTTGTAGGGCGCGGGATCGACGAGATCAAGCTTCCGCCTGGTACGACGATAGGCGCGGTAGTGCGTAACGATGAGGTTCTGGTAGCGCACAGCAAGTTGGTTATCGAAGCGGAGGACCATGTCATACTGTTCGTGGTTGATAAACGTCGCATCGTTGAAGTCGAACGCCTGTTCCAGGTTGGCGTGACGTTCTTGTAA
- the rsmB gene encoding 16S rRNA (cytosine(967)-C(5))-methyltransferase RsmB, with protein MQNPRAAAASLLRQILIDGRSLSSLIPAQLSAIENAKDKSFAQAMIFGVMRQLLALDYLQCQLMQKPLKSKDADIEILLLLGLYQLREMRTPSYAAINETVKLVPRKKSWARGLLNGVLREYLRQQTKLEEKLRLDVEAASAHPQWLIEYLQRDWGEQWQSIVEANNTQAPMSLRVNRRKQTREEYLQQLSQQGIAAHPCRFAPFGVVLESAMDVAVLPGFTQGCVSVQDEAAQMAATILKPATGDYIVDTCAAPGGKTAALLEQSDDLRIVALDLKPERLEQVEQTLSRLGLHADCQAMDARELDKHLQANSVDKLLLDVPCSATGVIRRNPDVKYHRQKSDIDELVKTQAQILESAWRVLKPGGVLLYATCSIIRDENDKQLQAFLQQHADARERPIASDWGSPVSVGRQILPGENNMDGFFYALLEKTS; from the coding sequence GTGCAAAACCCACGCGCGGCAGCGGCCTCACTTCTACGACAAATTCTTATCGATGGCCGTTCACTCTCGTCTTTGATACCGGCACAACTGTCTGCAATCGAAAACGCCAAGGACAAGTCTTTTGCGCAAGCCATGATTTTTGGCGTGATGAGACAGTTGCTGGCGCTCGACTACCTGCAGTGCCAGCTAATGCAAAAACCCCTGAAATCCAAGGATGCAGATATCGAGATCTTGTTATTACTCGGCCTGTATCAATTGCGCGAAATGCGCACCCCCAGCTATGCCGCGATTAATGAAACCGTCAAACTGGTACCGCGCAAAAAATCCTGGGCGCGCGGTCTGCTCAACGGTGTGTTGCGCGAATATCTGCGTCAGCAAACAAAGCTGGAAGAAAAACTGCGCCTGGATGTAGAGGCCGCGAGTGCGCACCCGCAATGGCTGATTGAATATCTGCAGAGAGATTGGGGAGAACAGTGGCAGTCCATTGTCGAGGCGAACAATACCCAAGCGCCCATGAGTTTGCGCGTCAATCGACGCAAGCAAACGCGCGAAGAGTATCTACAGCAGTTATCTCAACAAGGTATTGCCGCTCATCCCTGTCGTTTCGCGCCTTTTGGCGTAGTGCTGGAATCTGCCATGGATGTTGCGGTGTTGCCCGGTTTTACTCAGGGCTGCGTATCCGTACAAGATGAAGCGGCGCAAATGGCGGCGACGATACTGAAACCTGCAACCGGAGACTATATTGTCGACACCTGTGCTGCGCCGGGCGGAAAGACTGCGGCCTTGCTGGAGCAGAGCGACGACTTGAGAATTGTCGCGCTTGATCTTAAACCTGAACGATTGGAACAGGTGGAACAGACACTGTCGCGCCTGGGCTTGCACGCCGATTGTCAGGCGATGGACGCGCGTGAACTGGACAAGCACTTGCAAGCCAATAGTGTCGATAAGTTATTGCTCGATGTTCCGTGCTCTGCAACCGGCGTGATACGGCGCAATCCTGATGTGAAATATCATCGTCAAAAAAGTGATATCGACGAGTTGGTAAAGACACAGGCACAGATACTTGAGTCCGCCTGGCGCGTGTTGAAACCAGGGGGTGTGCTTTTATACGCTACATGTTCTATTATTCGCGACGAGAACGACAAACAATTGCAGGCGTTTCTTCAGCAACATGCCGATGCAAGAGAGCGTCCCATCGCCAGCGATTGGGGAAGTCCCGTGTCAGTGGGGCGTCAGATCCTGCCCGGTGAGAATAATATGGACGGTTTTTTCTACGCTTTATTGGAAAAAACCAGTTAA
- the fmt gene encoding methionyl-tRNA formyltransferase: MQESLKVIFAGTPEFAAEALKAILGSRHEVIAVYTQPDRPAGRGRKLTPSAVKQVALDVGIPVYQPVSLKDEQAQQELAALNADVMVVAAYGLLLPKAVLETPRLGCLNIHASLLPRWRGAAPIQRAILAGDRETGITIMQMDVGLDTGDMLFKVKCTIEADDNAQTLHDRLASIGASAIVSALDRLVLGGVSGERQDDALANYAKKLDKAEATIDWQKPAVEIERLIRAFNPWPVAQTNLDEKIMRIWQAKAVSSASTATPGTILASSKKQFDVATGDGVLQLLQIQMPGKKPVDVASFLNANDVSGKVLT, from the coding sequence ATGCAGGAAAGCCTGAAAGTCATATTTGCCGGGACCCCCGAATTTGCTGCCGAAGCGCTAAAGGCAATACTGGGTTCCAGGCATGAAGTCATTGCGGTTTATACCCAACCCGATCGACCCGCCGGGCGCGGACGCAAACTCACGCCAAGCGCGGTCAAGCAGGTTGCGCTGGATGTCGGCATCCCCGTCTATCAACCCGTGAGTTTAAAAGACGAGCAGGCGCAGCAGGAACTCGCTGCATTAAATGCCGATGTGATGGTGGTTGCCGCATATGGATTGTTATTGCCCAAAGCCGTGTTAGAAACGCCGCGACTGGGTTGTCTGAATATTCACGCATCATTGTTGCCACGCTGGAGGGGAGCTGCACCCATTCAAAGAGCGATATTGGCCGGCGACAGGGAAACCGGTATCACCATCATGCAAATGGATGTCGGGCTCGATACCGGTGATATGTTGTTCAAGGTTAAATGCACGATTGAAGCGGATGATAATGCACAGACTCTGCACGATAGATTGGCGTCTATCGGTGCCTCGGCAATTGTGTCTGCACTCGATCGATTAGTTCTGGGTGGCGTGAGTGGCGAACGTCAGGATGACGCGCTGGCCAATTATGCGAAAAAACTGGACAAGGCTGAGGCGACTATCGATTGGCAAAAGCCTGCAGTTGAGATAGAGCGACTGATCCGCGCCTTCAACCCCTGGCCGGTTGCTCAAACAAATCTGGACGAAAAGATTATGCGTATCTGGCAGGCGAAGGCGGTATCGTCAGCGTCGACTGCTACACCGGGAACTATTCTGGCTTCATCGAAAAAACAGTTTGACGTCGCCACGGGCGATGGCGTGTTGCAGTTATTACAGATTCAAATGCCGGGTAAAAAACCGGTTGATGTGGCGAGCTTTCTGAACGCTAACGACGTTAGCGGCAAAGTCTTAACGTAG
- the def gene encoding peptide deformylase, protein MAILNILHFPDPRLRTRAEPVAEVDDNIRQLVDDMLETMYDAPGIGLAATQVNVHKRVLVLDVTEDKSNPMCFINPELVEHEGTATAEEGCLSVPNIYENVDRFKKIKVRALNRDGKPFELEADDLLAVCIQHEMDHLEGKVFVDYLSTIKQIRIKKKMEKLRRRTM, encoded by the coding sequence ATGGCGATTCTTAATATCTTGCACTTTCCAGACCCACGTTTGCGTACACGCGCCGAGCCGGTGGCTGAGGTCGATGACAATATTCGGCAGTTGGTGGATGACATGCTGGAGACCATGTATGACGCCCCGGGTATTGGTTTGGCGGCAACTCAGGTGAATGTACATAAGCGGGTGTTGGTTCTCGATGTTACCGAGGACAAGAGCAATCCAATGTGTTTTATCAATCCAGAACTTGTCGAACACGAAGGCACGGCTACCGCTGAAGAAGGTTGTCTTTCGGTGCCCAATATTTACGAAAATGTAGATAGGTTTAAAAAAATAAAGGTGCGCGCATTGAATCGTGACGGGAAACCTTTTGAGTTGGAAGCCGATGACCTGCTCGCCGTATGTATTCAACACGAAATGGATCACCTCGAAGGCAAGGTCTTTGTTGATTATCTTTCCACCATTAAGCAGATTCGCATCAAGAAGAAGATGGAAAAACTGCGTCGCCGCACGATGTAA
- a CDS encoding LysM peptidoglycan-binding domain-containing protein, which produces MKLIRLILFIGLCLSIVSSVHGADEIVLKDKHPSSYQVKRGDTLWEIASRFLRDPWRWPDIWYVNPQIHNPHVIYPGDEVVLTYKDGKPRLELRRGASHNGLRIIKLTPEIRKQELSRPIPTIPIDAIQQFLSRPRIITRDEAKHLPYVVSSQDAHLVAGSGDKVYASGILPSENNRYTIIRSGQTFRDSDRGKNRVLGHEAIYVGEALVTQYGDPSTLEVTQSEREILRGDLLIPATAQQLDYNFVPNAPIDQVRGQIIAVVDGVSRIGQYQVVVINRGTSHGMDKGHVLAVYQTGTTVRDTVREGIFGSGDVTLPDERIGYLMVFRPFEKLSYALVMKATRDMQIYDMVVNP; this is translated from the coding sequence ATGAAACTAATACGTTTAATCCTGTTTATTGGATTGTGCCTGAGCATCGTTAGTTCCGTCCACGGGGCGGACGAGATTGTACTCAAAGATAAGCATCCTAGCAGCTATCAGGTGAAACGTGGCGACACACTGTGGGAAATCGCCTCACGTTTTTTACGTGATCCATGGCGCTGGCCCGACATCTGGTATGTAAACCCGCAAATACACAATCCCCATGTCATCTACCCCGGTGACGAAGTGGTTCTCACCTATAAAGACGGAAAACCACGCCTGGAATTGCGACGCGGCGCCAGCCACAACGGTCTGCGCATCATTAAACTAACACCTGAAATCCGCAAGCAGGAGTTATCGCGCCCCATTCCGACCATACCCATCGACGCCATACAACAGTTTCTATCTCGTCCAAGAATCATTACCAGGGATGAGGCCAAACACCTGCCTTATGTAGTCTCCAGTCAGGACGCCCATCTGGTTGCGGGGAGTGGGGACAAAGTCTATGCCTCCGGCATCTTACCCAGTGAAAATAACCGCTACACCATCATTCGTTCGGGCCAGACATTTCGCGATTCTGACCGAGGAAAGAACCGAGTTTTAGGGCACGAGGCGATTTATGTCGGAGAGGCATTGGTAACCCAGTATGGAGATCCGTCCACTCTTGAAGTAACTCAGTCCGAACGCGAAATCTTACGTGGCGACTTGCTGATTCCTGCCACAGCACAACAATTGGATTATAATTTCGTACCGAACGCGCCCATTGACCAGGTTCGCGGTCAAATCATTGCCGTAGTTGACGGAGTTTCAAGAATCGGCCAGTATCAGGTGGTCGTGATAAACCGGGGCACAAGCCATGGTATGGACAAAGGCCATGTACTGGCTGTCTACCAAACTGGCACTACCGTTCGTGACACAGTGCGTGAGGGAATATTCGGTAGCGGCGATGTCACCTTGCCTGACGAAAGAATTGGGTATTTGATGGTATTCCGCCCATTTGAAAAACTCAGTTATGCATTGGTGATGAAGGCGACTCGCGACATGCAAATTTACGATATGGTCGTTAACCCATAG
- the dprA gene encoding DNA-processing protein DprA: protein MELKFSLALLRVSGIGPVTFNQLVEKAGSAEAVYEMAATTDNPLQLSPAILSSLNEPDFSDLEPVLEWSEQEENHILTQQHPDFPYLLRQLPDAPPLLYIKGRNDILRRNQLAIVGSRNPTHAGRQAAFEFAEQLARCELTITSGLALGIDTAAHEGALAAQGHTIAVMGTGLKRIYPASNRQLAHRIASEGGVLISEFPLDAGPAREHFPRRNRIISGMSLGTLVVEAARQSGSLITARLAAEQGREVFAMPGSIHNPLARGCHALIREGAKLVETAPDILEEICGKIGITPASNQHDLLMEGENNPPSTLDKQYHSVLTCVGFEPTAVDTVVIRSGLPAPQISSMLLVLELQGFIQAQTGGLYSRIK, encoded by the coding sequence ATGGAACTGAAATTCTCTCTCGCGCTGCTGCGCGTTTCTGGTATTGGCCCTGTTACCTTCAACCAGTTGGTGGAAAAAGCAGGTTCAGCTGAAGCGGTATATGAAATGGCCGCAACCACCGATAATCCTCTGCAGCTCAGCCCAGCGATATTATCGTCATTGAATGAACCAGACTTCTCTGACCTCGAACCCGTTCTGGAATGGTCAGAGCAGGAAGAAAATCACATTCTCACTCAGCAACACCCGGACTTTCCCTATCTCCTGCGACAACTTCCAGATGCCCCGCCCCTTCTTTATATAAAGGGCAGAAATGACATCCTACGAAGAAATCAATTAGCCATCGTTGGCAGTCGGAACCCGACACATGCTGGACGTCAAGCAGCATTCGAGTTTGCAGAACAGTTGGCCCGTTGTGAACTAACCATCACCAGCGGATTGGCCCTGGGAATCGACACCGCCGCCCATGAAGGTGCACTAGCGGCACAAGGACATACTATCGCGGTCATGGGTACTGGCCTCAAACGCATCTACCCAGCGAGCAATCGCCAATTGGCTCACCGCATAGCCAGCGAAGGTGGCGTATTGATATCCGAATTCCCATTGGATGCGGGACCGGCACGAGAGCATTTTCCACGTCGCAATCGCATCATCAGCGGCATGAGCCTTGGCACACTCGTAGTTGAAGCAGCGCGTCAAAGTGGCTCACTCATAACCGCCCGCCTGGCTGCGGAACAAGGTCGAGAAGTATTCGCTATGCCGGGCTCCATACACAATCCGCTCGCCCGCGGCTGCCATGCCTTAATCCGAGAGGGCGCGAAACTGGTTGAGACCGCCCCAGACATATTGGAAGAAATTTGCGGGAAAATTGGGATAACCCCGGCATCTAATCAACATGACCTTCTAATGGAAGGGGAAAATAATCCCCCATCTACTCTTGATAAACAGTACCATTCTGTTTTAACTTGCGTCGGTTTCGAACCAACGGCTGTCGACACGGTCGTAATCCGTAGTGGATTGCCTGCACCCCAGATCTCCTCGATGCTTTTGGTCCTTGAATTGCAGGGTTTTATCCAGGCCCAAACTGGCGGACTCTACTCCCGCATCAAATGA